Proteins from a single region of Catenulispora acidiphila DSM 44928:
- a CDS encoding MBL fold metallo-hydrolase, with the protein MTAVRVGHGVTSGTFTLDGETFEVDNNVWVIGDETECVVIDAPHSVEGILAVVGGRRVKGIVCTHAHDDHVRVAPELRERTGAPILLHPDDRPLWELVHGGPEDPEATLWDADLSDGQTLTIGDVALQVLHTPGHAPGAVCLFAAELGCVFTGDTLFHGGPGATGRSYSDLPTLEESIRAKLFVLPDETVVHTGHGEDTTIGAER; encoded by the coding sequence GTGACGGCGGTGCGCGTCGGCCACGGGGTCACCTCCGGGACGTTCACGCTGGACGGCGAGACGTTCGAGGTCGACAACAACGTGTGGGTGATCGGCGATGAGACCGAGTGCGTGGTCATCGACGCCCCGCACTCGGTCGAGGGGATCCTCGCGGTCGTCGGCGGGCGCCGGGTGAAGGGGATCGTGTGCACGCACGCGCACGACGACCACGTGCGCGTCGCACCGGAGCTGCGGGAGCGCACCGGCGCGCCGATCCTGCTGCACCCGGACGACCGTCCGTTGTGGGAGTTGGTGCACGGCGGACCGGAGGATCCGGAGGCGACGCTGTGGGACGCCGATCTGAGCGATGGTCAGACGCTCACGATCGGCGATGTCGCGTTGCAGGTGCTGCACACGCCGGGGCACGCGCCCGGCGCGGTGTGTCTGTTCGCGGCCGAACTCGGGTGTGTGTTCACCGGCGACACGCTGTTCCACGGCGGGCCCGGGGCGACGGGGCGTTCGTACAGCGATCTTCCGACGCTGGAGGAGTCCATTCGCGCCAAGCTGTTCGTGCTGCCGGACGAGACGGTCGTGCACACCGGGCACGGCGAGGACACGACGATCGGCGCTGAGCGCTAG
- a CDS encoding S-(hydroxymethyl)mycothiol dehydrogenase — translation MQQVKAVIARSEGAPVEIVTITVPDPGPGEAVVRVQSCGVCHTDLHYREGGINDEFPFLLGHEASGIVEAVGPDVTEVQPGDFVVLNWRAVCGQCRACRRGEPWYCFATHNAKQKMTLEDGTELTPALGIGAFAEKTLVAAGQCTKVDPSARPAAVGLLGCGVMAGIGAAVNTGNVTRGKSVAVIGCGGVGVAAIAGSALAGANPIIAVDIDAKKLATATRLGATHTVDSSAVDPVAAIQELTGGFGADVVIEAVGRPETWKQAFYARDLAGTVVLVGVPTPQMRIPDLPLIDVFGRGGALKSSWYGDCLPSRDFPVLVDLYQRGKLDLDAFVSEEIALTDIEAAFERMQRGEVLRSVVIL, via the coding sequence GAGGCCGTGGTCCGGGTGCAGTCCTGCGGGGTGTGCCACACCGACCTGCACTACCGGGAAGGGGGCATCAACGACGAGTTCCCGTTCCTGCTCGGGCACGAGGCCTCCGGCATCGTGGAGGCGGTCGGTCCGGACGTGACCGAGGTGCAGCCCGGGGACTTCGTGGTGCTGAACTGGCGCGCGGTGTGCGGGCAGTGCCGGGCGTGCCGGCGCGGCGAGCCCTGGTACTGCTTCGCCACGCACAACGCGAAGCAGAAGATGACGTTGGAGGACGGTACGGAGCTGACCCCGGCCCTGGGCATCGGCGCGTTCGCCGAGAAGACGCTGGTCGCGGCGGGTCAGTGCACGAAGGTGGACCCCAGCGCGCGCCCGGCGGCGGTCGGGCTGCTCGGCTGCGGGGTGATGGCGGGCATCGGCGCGGCCGTCAACACCGGCAATGTCACGCGCGGCAAGTCGGTGGCGGTGATCGGCTGCGGCGGGGTCGGCGTGGCCGCGATCGCCGGATCGGCGCTGGCCGGCGCGAATCCGATCATCGCAGTGGACATCGATGCCAAGAAGCTGGCGACAGCCACCCGGCTCGGCGCCACGCACACCGTCGACTCCTCGGCCGTCGATCCGGTCGCCGCGATCCAGGAGCTGACCGGCGGGTTCGGCGCGGACGTGGTGATCGAGGCGGTCGGGCGTCCCGAGACGTGGAAGCAGGCGTTCTACGCGCGCGACCTGGCCGGCACGGTGGTGCTCGTCGGCGTGCCGACGCCGCAGATGCGGATCCCGGACCTGCCGCTGATCGACGTCTTCGGGCGCGGTGGCGCGCTGAAGTCCAGCTGGTACGGCGACTGCCTGCCCAGCCGCGACTTCCCCGTGCTCGTCGACCTCTACCAGCGCGGCAAGCTCGACCTGGACGCGTTCGTCAGCGAGGAGATCGCGCTGACGGACATCGAGGCGGCGTTCGAGCGCATGCAGCGCGGCGAGGTTCTGCGCTCGGTGGTGATCCTGTGA